Genomic DNA from Frondihabitans sp. PAMC 28766:
GCCACGTTGTTCTCTTCGTCGAGGCTCACGAGGGTGCCGTAGAGGCCGAAGGTCAGCATGATCTCGCTGCCGGGCTGCATCTTGAGCTGCAGCTCGGCCTGGTCGCGCTTCTTCTTGCGGCTGTTGCGGAACATCACCACGATGAGCACAACAAGGATCAGAAGGATGATGTATTCGCCGTAACTGCCCATGGTGTCGTCTTCTTTCGAAAGAGGGGAGGTGGTTGTGCCGCGAGGAGATCAGTCGCGGCGGCTGAGAAGCCTCCGAGGATTATAGGCCATCGCCGAAGAGGCCCCCTGGGTGCCTCTCGATGCCGAAGTGGCGCCAGGCCTCGGGTGTCGCGATCCTGCCCCGGGGCGTCCGGGTCACGAGGCCCACGCGCACGAGGAAGGGCTCGACGACTGATTCGATCGTGTCGGCCTCTTCGCCGACCGAGACCGCCAGGGTGTTGAGACCCACGGGGCCGCCGTCGAACCGCTTCAGGATCGCCTCGAGGACGGCCCGGTCGAGCCGATCGAGCCCCAGCGAGTCGACGTCGTAGAGCTCGAGGGCGGCCTGCACGGTGGCGAGGTCGGCGCGCTGACCGTGCACGAGGGCGTAGTCGCGGACGCGGCGCAGCAGGCGGTTCGCAATGCGCGGGGTGCCGCGGCAGCGGCCGGCGATCTCGACGAGGGCGCGCTTGTCGATGTCGATGTCGAGCAGGGCGGCGGCGCGCCGCAGAACTTCTTCGAGCTCGGTCTCGTCGTAGAACTCGAGGTGCGCGGTGAAGCCGAAGCGGTCGCGGAGCGGGTTGGGGAGGAGGCCCGACCGGGTGGTGGCGCCGACGAGGGTGAACGGCGACAGCTCGAGCGGGATGCTGGTGGCGCCCGCCCCTTTGCCGACCATGATGTCGATCCTGAAGTCTTCCATGGCCAGGTAGAGCATCTCTTCGGCCGAGCGGGCCATACGGTGGATCTCGTCGATGAAGAGCACCTCGCCGGGCACCAGCGACGACAGGACCGCGGCCAGGTCGCCGGCGTGCTGGATGGCGGGGCCCGACGACATGCGAAGCGGTCGGTTGCCCTCGTGCGCGACGATCATCGCGAGGGTCGTCTTGCCGAGGCCGGGAGGGCCGGCCAGCAGGATGTGGTCGGGCGTGCGCGACTGCATCGCCGCGGCGCGCAGCAGCAGCTCGAGCTGGCCGCGCACCTTCGTCTGCCCGACGAACTCGCTCAGGGACTTGGGGCGGAGAGCGCCCTCGAAGGCGAGCTCGGCGTCGTTCTCGAGCTCGGGCTTGGTGAGGTCGAGGTCGTCGGCGCCCATCAGCGGGACCGCCGCATCAGACGGAGGCCCGCTGCGGGCCGAGACGCGTGAGCGCCGCCCGGAGGAGGGCGGGGACCGCGGAGGAGACCGACGGGTCGGCGTCGTCGAGCACCGCGTCGATCGCGCTCTGCGCGTCGCGCTCGGACCACCCGAGGCCGATCAGGGCCACCAGCACGTCGGCGGACGTCGTCGAGCGGGCGGTGACGGTCGGCGCCTGGACGCGGATGTCGAGCTTGCCGGCGAGCTGCACGATGATCAGCTTCGCGGTCTTCGGGCCGATGCCCGAGACGCGGCGGAAGGCGGCGTCGTCTTCGGAGGCGACCGCCGTGGCCACCTGCGACGGCGTGAGGTGGGCGAGCACGCCGAGGGCCGACTTCGGGCCGACTCCGGTGACGCCCCGCAGCAGGTCGAACACCTCGAGCTCGTCGGTCGTCGAGAAGCCGAAGAGCGACATGTCGTCTTCGCGGACGATGAGCGCCGTGTGCAGGAAGGCCGGAGATCCGATGGGAGAGGACAGGGCCAACTGCGGTGTGACCGCGACGCGGTAGCCGACTCCCCCGACCTCGACGACGACCGTCCCGCCCGATGCGGCGGCGACGGAGCCGCGGAGACTGGAGATCATCCGCCCAGCCTAGGAGTGCGCACCGACTTCTCGGCGTCGCGCCACGCTCGTTGGGCGGGTGTCAGGCCGTG
This window encodes:
- the ruvB gene encoding Holliday junction branch migration DNA helicase RuvB; this translates as MGADDLDLTKPELENDAELAFEGALRPKSLSEFVGQTKVRGQLELLLRAAAMQSRTPDHILLAGPPGLGKTTLAMIVAHEGNRPLRMSSGPAIQHAGDLAAVLSSLVPGEVLFIDEIHRMARSAEEMLYLAMEDFRIDIMVGKGAGATSIPLELSPFTLVGATTRSGLLPNPLRDRFGFTAHLEFYDETELEEVLRRAAALLDIDIDKRALVEIAGRCRGTPRIANRLLRRVRDYALVHGQRADLATVQAALELYDVDSLGLDRLDRAVLEAILKRFDGGPVGLNTLAVSVGEEADTIESVVEPFLVRVGLVTRTPRGRIATPEAWRHFGIERHPGGLFGDGL
- the ruvA gene encoding Holliday junction branch migration protein RuvA, whose protein sequence is MISSLRGSVAAASGGTVVVEVGGVGYRVAVTPQLALSSPIGSPAFLHTALIVREDDMSLFGFSTTDELEVFDLLRGVTGVGPKSALGVLAHLTPSQVATAVASEDDAAFRRVSGIGPKTAKLIIVQLAGKLDIRVQAPTVTARSTTSADVLVALIGLGWSERDAQSAIDAVLDDADPSVSSAVPALLRAALTRLGPQRASV